One genomic window of Arachis stenosperma cultivar V10309 chromosome 10, arast.V10309.gnm1.PFL2, whole genome shotgun sequence includes the following:
- the LOC130956159 gene encoding probable 3-beta-hydroxysteroid-Delta(8),Delta(7)-isomerase isoform X2 — MQTLKSWTYRSQLGRLPKKTKTDRLLMCWWAFTGLTHLIVEGYFVFAPEFYKDKTGFYLAEVWKEYSKGDSRYAGRDAGIVSVEGLTAVFGGPASLLAVYAIATGKSYSHILQFAISLSQLYGVGVYYITALLEGDNFAASKLYYYAYYIGANASWIVIPLIIAIRSWKYTCAAFKGQDQTKKHKVR; from the exons ATGCAGACGTTGAAATCTTGGACTTATAGAAGCCAACTTG GGCGGCTACCTAAGAAAACAAAAACTGATAGACTGTTGATGTGCTGGTGGGCTTTTACGGGCCTCACTCACCTGATTGTTGAAGGTTACTTTGTTTTTGCACCAGAGTTCTACAAGGATAAGACTGGTTTCTACCTAGCTGAAGTTT GGAAGGAATATAGCAAAGGGGATTCAAGGTATGCTGGAAGGGATGCAGGAATTGTTAGTGTTGAAGGACTAACAGCGGTTTTTGGTGGTCCAGCTTCCCTTCTAGCAGT GTATGCAATAGCTACTGGAAAGTCATATAGCCACATACTTCAATTCGCCATCTCATTGAGCCAGCTATATGGAGTTGGTGTATATTATATAACAGCACTCTTGGAAGGTGACAATTTTGCTGCAAGCAAATTGTACTATTATGCGTACTATATTGGAGCAAATGCTTCTTGGATTGTAATACCCTTGATCATAGCCATCCGCAGCTGGAAGTATACTTGTGCAGCATTTAAGGGACAAGACCAGACAAAAAAACATAAAGTTCGTTGA
- the LOC130956157 gene encoding receptor-like protein kinase FERONIA, producing MNLKSYTYSITSAISTLLYLSFLFLSDLAISIEAYVPVDSFTVNCGSTGNISDGERSWSGDMDSKFLSLQDTKTIVAQPATQPSPNKVPYTSARLSNSEFSYSFPVTAGRKFVRLFFYPASYAGFDRNNAFFTVKSEGFTLLKDFNASLNADAANSDTIFKEYIINVDDGQRINLTFTPNTSHPNSYAFVNGIEVVAMPSDLYFTEPSGQEVVLVGYPGVPYNMQNSSALQTDYRIKVGGNTITPKADTGMLRNWAGDDADYLRTPSALYMLSGDDTGKMKITVSPDYEAPIELYTTSRDMGKNGTLNQMINLTWEFPVDSGFTYMLRLHFCELDPNITKTGDRVFNIYIAGQLAEDRANVLRWSKQKGIAVQRDYAVTIPGTTQDKFNLSLQMHPSSFVWYSDPFLNGLEIFKISDPASNSLAGPNPNLSSVPGQPNPPKSTNSKSSNKATIIGVVVGAACGVVLLSAIAFFLLSRRNKPKTSVILKDSKSNNTSKWGPLSFATTKSTSTQKSSLPSDLCRHFSLVEIRAATNNFDDLFIVGAGGFGHVYKGYIDGGTTPVAIKRLKPGSQQGEHEFMNEIEMLSQLRHLHLVSLIGYCNESNEMILVYDFMDRGTLRDHLYNTENPSIKWKQRLQICIGAARGLHYLHTGAKHTIIHRDVKTTNILLDDKWVAKVSDFGLSRIGPTGNTKAHVSTVVKGSVGYLDPEYYKRQRLTEKSDVYSFGVVLFEILCARPPLIRTAEKKQVSLVDWARHCWNNGSLGQIVDPALKGSIAPECLRKFGEIAVSCLLDDGTLRPSMNDVVWMLEFALQLQESAEQRDRAIGIEVPDGDDEEDRAVEKREESDDMFSSGTSVGQVSDFNKSSGVSMMSSSGDNSYGNKDTDRFLSGTVFSEIMDPKAR from the coding sequence ATGAACTTGAAGAGTTATACGTATAGCATAACCTCTGCCATATCCACTCTCCtttatctttctttcttgttCCTCTCGGACTTGGCCATATCTATTGAAGCTTATGTTCCAGTTGATAGCTTCACCGTCAACTGTGGCTCAACTGGCAATATCTCCGACGGTGAAAGGTCATGGAGCGGAGACATGGACTCAAAGTTCTTAAGTCTTCAAGACACAAAAACCATCGTTGCTCAACCAGCCACACAACCTTCTCCGAACAAAGTTCCATATACCAGTGCTCGCTTGTCTAACTCTGAATTCAGTTACTCCTTCCCGGTCACAGCTGGCCGGAAATTTGTTCGTCTCTTCTTCTACCCTGCTTCTTACGCTGGCTTTGACCGTAATAACGCCTTCTTCACGGTCAAATCCGAGGGGTTCACACTCCTTAAGGATTTCAACGCTTCGCTTAACGCCGATGCTGCAAACAGCGACACCATCTTTAAAGAATACATCATCAACGTGGATGATGGGCAGAGGATCAACCTAACCTTCACTCCAAACACATCCCATCCAAATTCTTACGCGTTTGTGAATGGAATTGAAGTGGTGGCCATGCCCAGTGATCTCTACTTCACTGAACCCAGCGGACAAGAAGTTGTATTAGTGGGTTATCCAGGTGTCCCATACAATATGCAAAACAGTAGCGCCCTGCAGACAGACTACAGGATCAAAGTTGGCGGCAACACAATCACACCTAAAGCTGATACTGGCATGCTCAGGAACTGGGCAGGAGATGATGCTGATTATTTAAGAACGCCAAGTGCTCTGTATATGCTATCCGGTGATGATACCGGAAAGATGAAGATCACTGTGAGTCCTGATTATGAAGCACCCATTGAACTCTACACAACATCACGTGATATGGGCAAGAATGGAACCCTTAACCAAATGATAAATTTGACCTGGGAGTTTCCTGTTGATTCTGGCTTCACCTACATGCTCAGGCTTCACTTTTGCGAGCTAGACCCAAACATTACTAAAACCGGTGACAGAGTGTTCAACATCTACATAGCAGGCCAGTTGGCGGAGGACCGTGCCAATGTTCTAAGATGGAGCAAGCAAAAGGGAATTGCTGTACAGAGAGACTATGCAGTTACGATCCCAGGGACTACTCAAGACAAGTTTAACCTTTCACTCCAAATGCACCCTTCATCATTCGTATGGTACAGCGACCCTTTCTTGAACGGCCTTGAAATCTTCAAGATTAGTGACCCCGCTTCGAACAGCCTCGCCGGGCCGAACCCGAACCTGTCCAGTGTCCCGGGTCAACCCAACCCGCCAAAGTCAACCAACTCAAAGAGCAGCAACAAGGCGACTATAATCGGTGTCGTGGTGGGCGCAGCATGTGGCGTCGTTTTGCTCTCTGCTATCGCCTTCTTCCTCCTCAGCCGTCGCAACAAGCCAAAGACGAGCGTTATCCTGAAGGACTCAAAGTCCAACAACACCTCCAAGTGGGGCCCACTCTCCTTCGCCACGACCAAGTCAACCAGCACACAGAAATCCTCACTCCCCTCCGATCTCTGCCGCCACTTCTCCCTCGTCGAGATCCGCGCCGCCACAAACAACTTCGACGACCTCTTCATCGTCGGTGCCGGAGGATTCGGCCACGTGTACAAGGGCTATATCGACGGCGGAACCACCCCCGTCGCCATCAAGCGCCTCAAGCCAGGTTCCCAGCAGGGAGAACACGAGTTCATGAACGAGATCGAGATGCTCTCGCAGCTTCGCCACCTTCATCTCGTTTCGCTAATCGGTTACTGCAACGAGAGCAACGAGATGATCCTCGTCTACGATTTCATGGACCGTGGAACCCTCCGCGACCATCTCTACAACACCGAAAACCCTTCCATCAAATGGAAGCAGCGGTTACAGATCTGCATCGGTGCAGCGCGTGGACTACACTACCTTCATACAGGCGCGAAGCACACGATCATCCACCGAGACGTGAAAACCACGAATATCTTGTTGGATGATAAGTGGGTGGCTAAGGTTTCTGATTTTGGCTTATCGAGAATTGGGCCTACCGGTAATACTAAAGCCCATGTGAGCACGGTAGTGAAGGGTAGCGTTGGGTATTTGGATCCGGAGTACTATAAACGACAGCGTTTAACGGAGAAGTCTGACGTGTACTCTTTTGGTGTGGTGTTGTTTGAGATACTATGCGCAAGGCCGCCTCTGATCCGTACGGCTGAGAAGAAACAGGTGTCGCTTGTTGATTGGGCGAGGCACTGCTGGAACAACGGGTCGTTGGGTCAGATTGTGGACCCCGCTCTGAAAGGCTCTATTGCTCCCGAGTGTTTGAGGAAGTTCGGTGAGATTGCTGTTAGTTGTTTGTTGGATGATGGAACGCTGAGGCCGTCCATGAACGACGTCGTTTGGATGCTGGAGTTTGCGTTGCAGCTTCAAGAGAGTGCGGAGCAGCGTGACCGTGCGATTGGGATTGAGGTGCctgatggtgatgatgaggaggatCGTGCggttgagaagagagaagagagtgaTGACATGTTTAGTAGTGGAACCAGCGTTGGGCAAGTTTCTGATTTTAACAAGAGTAGTGGTGTGAGTATGATGAGTAGTAGTGGAGATAATAGTTATGGTAATAAGGACACTGATAGGTTTTTGTCTGGGACTGTTTTCTCCGAGATTATGGATCCAAAGGCTCGCTGA
- the LOC130956158 gene encoding PI-PLC X domain-containing protein At5g67130-like produces the protein MGSLLFLLLVIFPLCNDAAADCSNGDCMLLDNCSSNDDCGAGLYCFSCTLGFSGSKCVRSSTTDQFKLINNSLPFNKYAYLTTHNAFAIDGEPSQTGVPRVTITNQEDSITHQLSNGVRGLMLDMYDFDGDVWLCHSSQGQCHDYTAFEPAIGTLKEIEAFLSANPSEIVTLILEDYVHTQNGLKKVFSDAGLMKFWFPVTNMPIDGRDWPLVSDMVAENQRLIVFASVKSKEQSEGIAYQWNYMVENQYGDGGKKTGSCPNRAESSNLDDKSKSLVLVNYFRSVPLKPVTCSDNSASLIDMLQTCHDAAGNRWANFVAVDYYKKSEGGGAFQAVDMLNGKLLCGCDNVDSCVAGTSSQACSPH, from the exons ATGGGTTCTCTGCTGTTCTTGCTTTTGGTAATTTTTCCATTGTGCAATGATGCTGCTGCTGATTGCTCTAATGGAGACTGCATG CTTCTTGATAATTGCTCCTCCAATGATGACTGTGGAGCTGGGCTCTATTGTTTCTCATGTACGCTTGGATTTTCAGGCTCTAAGTGTGTGAGATCATCCACCACAGATCAATTTAAGCTCATA AATAACTCTCTTCCATTCAACAAATATGCATATTTAACAACACACAACGCTTTTGCAATTGATGGAGAACCTTCTCAAACAGGAGTTCCTCGAGTAACCATCACTAATCAAGAGGACAGCATAACGCACCAGCTAAGT AATGGAGTTCGGGGACTAATGCTAGACATGTACGATTTTGATGGAGATGTTTGGTTATGCCATTCATCTCAAGGCCAGTGCCATGACTACACTGCTTTT GAACCAGCTATAGGTACATTGAAGGAAATTGAAGCTTTCTTATCAGCTAACCCATCAGAAATTGTCACACTCATATTGGAAGATTACGTTCATACACAAAATGGATTGAAAAAGGTCTTTAGTGACGCCGGCCTGATGAAATTTTGGTTTCCGGTTACCAATATGCCGATAGACGGCAGAGATTGGCCTCTAGTGAGTGATATGGTTGCTGAAAACCAAAGATTAATTGTGTTCGCTTCAGTCAAGTCTAAGGAACAAAGCGAAGGCATTGCTTACCAATGGAATTACATGGTTGAAAATCAGT ATGGAGATGGTGGAAAAAAAACAGGTAGCTGCCCAAACAGGGCAGAATCATCAAATCTTGATGACAAAAGCAAATCCCTAGTGTTGGTTAATTACTTTCGTTCAGTTCCGCTTAAGCCAGTTACTTGTTCAGATAATTCTGCATCTCTTATTGACATGCTGCAAACTTGTCATGATGCCGCCGGCAATCGATGGGCAAATTTCGTTGCTGTTGATTATTACAAG AAGAGTGAAGGAGGAGGAGCGTTTCAAGCTGTGGACATGCTAAATGGGAAGCTCTTATGCGGATGTGATAATGTTGATTCTTGCGTG GCTGGGACTAGTTCACAAGCTTGCTCACCACATTAA
- the LOC130956159 gene encoding probable 3-beta-hydroxysteroid-Delta(8),Delta(7)-isomerase isoform X1 — MDSEGHPYSPRDLHLPGYVPCSLSQSNILSVFAFFTFLLVSLTWIFSGRLPKKTKTDRLLMCWWAFTGLTHLIVEGYFVFAPEFYKDKTGFYLAEVWKEYSKGDSRYAGRDAGIVSVEGLTAVFGGPASLLAVYAIATGKSYSHILQFAISLSQLYGVGVYYITALLEGDNFAASKLYYYAYYIGANASWIVIPLIIAIRSWKYTCAAFKGQDQTKKHKVR, encoded by the exons ATGGATTCAGAGGGTCATCCCTACAGTCCAAGGGACTTGCACCTTCCCGGTTACGTTCCCTGCTCCCTCTCTCAGTCAAACATTCTCTCTGTCTTCGCTTTCTTCACCTTCCTCCTCGTTTCTCTCACTTGGATCTTCTCAG GGCGGCTACCTAAGAAAACAAAAACTGATAGACTGTTGATGTGCTGGTGGGCTTTTACGGGCCTCACTCACCTGATTGTTGAAGGTTACTTTGTTTTTGCACCAGAGTTCTACAAGGATAAGACTGGTTTCTACCTAGCTGAAGTTT GGAAGGAATATAGCAAAGGGGATTCAAGGTATGCTGGAAGGGATGCAGGAATTGTTAGTGTTGAAGGACTAACAGCGGTTTTTGGTGGTCCAGCTTCCCTTCTAGCAGT GTATGCAATAGCTACTGGAAAGTCATATAGCCACATACTTCAATTCGCCATCTCATTGAGCCAGCTATATGGAGTTGGTGTATATTATATAACAGCACTCTTGGAAGGTGACAATTTTGCTGCAAGCAAATTGTACTATTATGCGTACTATATTGGAGCAAATGCTTCTTGGATTGTAATACCCTTGATCATAGCCATCCGCAGCTGGAAGTATACTTGTGCAGCATTTAAGGGACAAGACCAGACAAAAAAACATAAAGTTCGTTGA